One part of the Mariniblastus fucicola genome encodes these proteins:
- a CDS encoding VWA domain-containing protein, whose translation MSIRTATVALRGIFVALVGLSFANPGVLAAQIENASPARMATFEDAGETSFALSIGPESQNHQRASDIIVFVDTSASQTGAFKRDSIEMLRGFIRNLSGDDRVAIFAVDLEAVALYRGFVSPLDDKVQVAIENLSNRVALGSTDMESMIDTAIESFDSDDSRNRNVVYVGDGISRAGILHTDSFTDAVKRLAEKQISVSSFAIGPERNIALLAALANNSGGNIVVDTDATDSVSKGSMALAKTVHGSVFWPQTAKLPENLVEVYPGKCPPMRTDRDTILVGSISDRNALNVELKGIMDGREVTKAWSIQPESASSEFAFLPKMLQEVRKDGGVSLPTVGSAGLAEYARMVNDSAVDLNLLGGSNVTTNGTAAIASAAPKNESRVALAARYRLQEESNPFGEVEEQDPQDPFGEPVETPTEDVPGGIELDIDDSEMEVAPNQQQPGTIIEDPVDIVPVPEEAVISDPIVMGTPQSDISRMLMEAERDDLREQILSVEDRDRIINEKLRKQVQYETERALQEQSTDPAAAIERLKNMLEVVDQTPELTQGTVSELRHRLESSLMSATRRKLEFDQQQQLASRNNATADSIRAEILNYERNEEKIARLLAQYNALMSEGNYETAENVADSVYEAYPNTPEPVLATERARIARSHFELLKIRRDKERLFTASVREIYKSTYPIPGNPPLVFPDAEEWIEKKAMRAKYQNVRLAGGENERRILDQLDERVDLIYDNEPFGDVRAELAKEMKINIVIDQNLEGILDDDTDVFSNLSGITLGKGLRTMLKKVDATYVVKDEVLLIISIDDENEPDYLVTDVYNVGDLVAPRSSPTAFSGGGGGFGGGGQGGGGFGGGGQGGGGFGGGGGRGGGGFGGGAGGGVFCIQDAAVGFSISEETPAQAVKPNTVSFKPGNLIEVAPSADPIAAWDAYFKSNKPESKAVLATVRHMVSQDRHEEIVALINAAIRNDQGNSSWMFQALGLSMQILGRPTSEIERAIMSAVDLSDDLQDAMIAAMYMSKNGMVDRSLRVLEDLSKTNPSLVQPYEVGLAIAESNNHVDGMRWSSAGVLGQEWPDRPELTKRARYAAAAVKTELKKSGNTEELAKFENELMKAKHRDCFIEVSWTGDADIDVYVEEPGGTICSRLNPRTTAGGVYYGDVYSIGKSESGLMKEQYVLPKGFSGDYRLIIRRMMGEVTSGKVNVAIHNHFNSDDEASLQKAVKLDSKGAIVLFKLSDGRRTDDLDQHTLETLVRKKMAIKQTALAQKMANFVSPESLWPGNFAFQAPGGNGGTGGGNGSGDDFFPGAGGNNGGNQNSFGTFSPSVVGYTPQITQLQTGTALQVNHATTADRLYVLISATPNITTITEVQTFNILGNADNATGGGGGAGGGGGFGGGAGGGGGGNF comes from the coding sequence ATGTCGATACGCACGGCCACAGTCGCGCTTCGAGGAATTTTTGTTGCTCTGGTTGGTTTGTCGTTTGCAAACCCCGGAGTTCTGGCAGCCCAAATTGAAAACGCGTCGCCGGCTCGCATGGCGACGTTTGAGGACGCTGGCGAAACTTCTTTCGCGTTGAGCATCGGACCCGAGAGCCAAAACCATCAACGAGCAAGCGATATCATCGTTTTCGTTGACACCTCGGCCAGCCAAACAGGTGCTTTCAAGCGAGACTCGATCGAGATGCTTCGCGGTTTCATTCGCAACCTCAGCGGTGACGACCGAGTCGCGATTTTCGCAGTCGACCTCGAAGCTGTCGCTCTTTATCGTGGCTTCGTGAGTCCGCTCGACGACAAAGTACAGGTCGCGATCGAAAACCTCAGCAACCGGGTTGCGTTGGGTTCGACGGACATGGAGTCGATGATCGACACCGCGATCGAGAGCTTTGACTCAGACGATTCCCGCAATCGCAACGTGGTTTACGTTGGCGACGGGATCAGCCGAGCCGGAATCCTCCACACGGACTCATTCACCGACGCGGTCAAGCGACTGGCTGAAAAGCAAATTTCAGTATCCAGCTTCGCGATCGGCCCAGAAAGAAACATTGCCCTGTTGGCGGCTCTCGCTAACAACTCGGGCGGAAACATCGTCGTCGACACCGATGCGACTGACTCGGTCAGCAAGGGCTCGATGGCATTGGCGAAGACGGTTCACGGTTCAGTATTCTGGCCACAAACCGCCAAGCTTCCTGAGAATCTTGTCGAAGTTTACCCTGGCAAGTGCCCTCCGATGCGAACCGATCGCGACACGATTCTGGTTGGATCGATCTCTGATCGCAACGCGTTGAATGTAGAACTCAAAGGCATCATGGACGGCCGCGAAGTTACCAAGGCCTGGTCAATTCAACCTGAAAGTGCATCCAGCGAGTTTGCTTTCCTGCCAAAGATGCTGCAGGAAGTCCGCAAAGACGGCGGTGTTTCGTTGCCAACAGTCGGCTCAGCTGGACTGGCTGAGTACGCTCGCATGGTCAACGACAGTGCGGTCGACTTGAATTTGTTAGGCGGAAGCAACGTCACGACCAACGGCACGGCAGCGATTGCTTCCGCGGCTCCGAAGAACGAAAGTCGCGTCGCGCTGGCGGCTCGCTATCGTTTGCAGGAAGAATCAAATCCGTTTGGCGAAGTCGAAGAACAAGATCCACAAGATCCTTTCGGCGAACCTGTTGAAACTCCGACAGAGGACGTTCCCGGCGGCATTGAATTGGACATCGACGATTCAGAGATGGAAGTTGCACCTAACCAGCAGCAACCAGGCACGATCATCGAAGACCCAGTGGATATTGTTCCTGTCCCGGAAGAAGCCGTTATTTCCGATCCAATCGTGATGGGCACGCCGCAGAGCGACATCAGCCGAATGCTGATGGAAGCCGAGCGTGACGACTTGCGTGAGCAGATCCTGTCTGTAGAAGATCGCGATCGCATCATCAACGAGAAACTTCGCAAGCAGGTTCAGTACGAAACAGAACGTGCTCTTCAGGAACAGTCAACCGATCCTGCGGCTGCGATCGAGCGTCTCAAGAATATGCTGGAAGTCGTTGACCAAACTCCTGAGTTGACTCAGGGAACGGTCTCTGAACTTCGTCATCGTCTCGAGTCTTCGCTGATGTCGGCGACTCGTCGCAAACTTGAGTTCGACCAGCAACAGCAACTTGCCAGTCGCAACAATGCGACTGCCGATTCGATTCGCGCCGAAATTCTCAATTACGAGCGTAACGAAGAGAAGATCGCCCGACTGTTGGCTCAATACAATGCTCTGATGAGCGAAGGCAACTACGAGACTGCTGAAAACGTCGCGGATTCGGTTTACGAGGCGTATCCGAATACCCCGGAACCCGTTTTGGCTACCGAGCGTGCTCGTATCGCACGGTCTCATTTCGAATTGCTGAAGATTCGTCGCGATAAAGAACGCCTGTTTACGGCTTCTGTTCGCGAAATTTACAAATCGACTTACCCAATCCCGGGCAATCCTCCATTGGTGTTCCCGGACGCTGAGGAGTGGATCGAAAAGAAAGCAATGCGTGCGAAGTATCAGAACGTACGTCTTGCTGGTGGCGAGAACGAGCGTCGCATTCTTGATCAATTGGACGAGCGTGTCGACCTGATTTACGACAACGAACCGTTCGGTGACGTGAGGGCTGAGCTTGCCAAAGAGATGAAGATCAACATCGTAATTGACCAGAACCTTGAAGGTATCCTGGACGACGACACCGACGTTTTCTCAAACCTTTCTGGCATCACGTTGGGCAAAGGCCTGCGTACGATGCTCAAGAAGGTTGACGCGACCTATGTTGTCAAAGACGAAGTCCTGCTGATCATTTCGATCGACGATGAAAACGAGCCAGACTATCTGGTAACAGACGTTTACAACGTCGGTGACCTTGTTGCTCCTCGAAGCAGCCCAACTGCGTTCAGCGGTGGCGGTGGTGGCTTCGGTGGCGGCGGCCAGGGCGGCGGTGGCTTCGGTGGCGGCGGTCAAGGCGGCGGTGGCTTCGGCGGCGGCGGCGGTCGAGGCGGTGGTGGCTTCGGTGGTGGTGCTGGCGGTGGTGTATTCTGCATCCAGGACGCTGCGGTCGGTTTCTCGATCAGTGAAGAAACGCCTGCTCAAGCGGTCAAGCCAAACACGGTTTCTTTCAAGCCTGGCAACTTGATTGAAGTTGCTCCGTCAGCAGATCCAATCGCTGCCTGGGATGCTTACTTCAAATCGAACAAGCCCGAATCAAAGGCGGTTCTGGCGACTGTTCGCCACATGGTTTCACAAGATCGCCACGAAGAAATTGTGGCTCTGATCAACGCAGCCATTCGCAACGACCAAGGCAATTCTTCATGGATGTTCCAGGCTCTTGGACTGTCGATGCAGATCCTCGGTCGCCCGACAAGCGAAATCGAACGAGCCATCATGTCAGCGGTGGACCTGTCGGATGACCTTCAGGATGCAATGATCGCTGCGATGTACATGTCAAAGAATGGCATGGTTGATCGATCCCTTCGTGTTCTCGAAGACCTTTCAAAAACCAATCCTTCACTGGTTCAACCCTACGAAGTTGGATTGGCGATTGCAGAGAGCAACAATCATGTCGACGGCATGCGTTGGTCTTCTGCGGGAGTCCTTGGACAGGAATGGCCGGACCGACCGGAATTGACGAAGCGTGCCCGTTACGCGGCGGCAGCAGTCAAGACAGAACTGAAGAAAAGTGGAAACACGGAAGAGCTGGCTAAATTCGAAAACGAATTGATGAAGGCCAAGCATCGTGACTGCTTCATCGAAGTCTCGTGGACCGGTGATGCTGACATTGATGTTTACGTCGAAGAGCCCGGCGGAACGATCTGCTCTCGCCTGAATCCTCGCACGACTGCCGGCGGCGTTTACTACGGTGACGTTTACTCGATCGGCAAATCGGAATCGGGCCTGATGAAAGAACAGTACGTTCTGCCAAAAGGTTTCTCTGGTGACTACCGTTTGATTATCCGTCGCATGATGGGTGAAGTCACGTCCGGTAAAGTCAACGTCGCGATTCACAACCACTTCAATTCTGATGACGAAGCCAGTTTGCAGAAGGCTGTGAAGCTGGATTCAAAAGGAGCCATCGTTCTGTTCAAGTTGAGCGACGGTCGTCGTACTGACGACCTTGACCAGCATACGCTGGAGACGTTGGTTCGCAAAAAGATGGCGATCAAGCAAACGGCTTTGGCTCAAAAAATGGCCAACTTCGTCTCTCCTGAAAGCCTGTGGCCTGGAAACTTTGCCTTTCAGGCTCCTGGTGGCAACGGCGGCACGGGTGGCGGAAACGGAAGCGGAGATGACTTCTTCCCGGGTGCTGGTGGAAACAACGGTGGAAACCAGAATTCGTTCGGAACTTTCTCTCCAAGCGTTGTGGGTTACACGCCACAAATCACGCAGTTGCAAACCGGCACGGCACTTCAGGTGAATCATGCGACAACTGCTGATCGCTTGTACGTGCTGATCAGTGCGACACCAAACATTACCACAATTACTGAAGTCCAAACCTTCAACATCCTCGGTAACGCCGACAATGCAACAGGCGGCGGTGGTGGTGCTGGCGGTGGCGGCGGATTCGGCGGTGGTGCTGGCGGTGGCGGCGGCGGCAACTTCTAG
- a CDS encoding competence/damage-inducible protein A, with translation MKQSTSPVAEIIAVGDEMTSGQRIDTNSAWLARQLNDLGIEVAYHSTVGDDLQRQTEIIRAAMQRANIVLMTGGLGPTKDDLTRQAIADAAGVELEIDEAALVHIESIFARFKREMSPANRRQAEFPRGGKTIHNEEGTAPGVDFSSGNSRVFAMPGVPYEMKLMWESYIEPEVRDRCASAKTIRHHVLRSFGVGESQAESMMPDLMARDRQPRVGITASMSIISFRITAMADTEDECKTQIDSTVAYIRETLGEVVFGENEDLLSAVTADLLLTHDLSVSMADFQFGSAAASLLREGFPDSQRRTLRHASSIDGQTPQQWLADESLLDVAAVELAATRIREQHGTRIGVAIGKLISDEGDSSSGKFPVAISIEGEAKPIMETFRYGGHSSMRMTRSANQVVNFIRLTLLRRRQRTQLATE, from the coding sequence ATGAAACAATCCACATCTCCAGTCGCCGAAATCATCGCCGTCGGTGACGAAATGACTTCCGGTCAACGAATCGACACCAACTCTGCCTGGCTGGCGCGGCAATTGAACGACCTTGGAATCGAAGTCGCGTATCACTCGACTGTCGGCGACGATTTGCAAAGACAAACCGAGATCATTCGGGCGGCGATGCAGCGAGCCAACATCGTTCTGATGACTGGCGGACTTGGGCCAACCAAAGACGATTTGACCCGCCAGGCCATTGCCGATGCAGCGGGTGTTGAACTGGAGATCGATGAAGCGGCGTTGGTACATATCGAGTCCATCTTTGCGCGGTTCAAGCGCGAAATGTCGCCTGCCAATCGACGTCAGGCAGAATTTCCACGTGGCGGCAAAACGATTCACAACGAAGAAGGCACTGCTCCGGGAGTCGACTTTTCCTCCGGAAACTCAAGAGTGTTTGCCATGCCAGGCGTTCCCTACGAGATGAAGCTGATGTGGGAAAGCTATATCGAACCCGAGGTTCGCGACAGGTGCGCGTCGGCAAAAACCATCCGACACCATGTCCTCCGCTCGTTCGGTGTCGGTGAAAGCCAGGCGGAATCGATGATGCCAGACTTAATGGCTCGTGATCGCCAACCGCGAGTCGGAATCACTGCCAGCATGTCGATCATTTCATTTCGCATCACTGCAATGGCCGACACCGAGGACGAATGCAAAACGCAAATCGATTCAACCGTCGCCTATATCCGTGAGACGCTGGGAGAAGTCGTCTTTGGAGAAAACGAAGACTTGTTGAGCGCTGTCACCGCGGATCTTTTGCTGACGCACGATCTTTCTGTTTCGATGGCGGATTTCCAGTTTGGGTCTGCCGCCGCCAGCCTGCTTCGCGAGGGCTTTCCGGATTCACAGCGCAGGACGTTGCGACACGCGTCATCGATTGATGGTCAAACTCCACAGCAATGGTTGGCTGACGAGTCACTGTTGGACGTCGCTGCAGTCGAACTGGCCGCGACGCGAATCCGCGAACAGCACGGCACCAGAATCGGTGTCGCGATCGGAAAACTGATCAGCGATGAAGGAGACTCTTCAAGCGGCAAGTTCCCCGTCGCGATTTCGATTGAAGGTGAAGCCAAGCCAATCATGGAGACATTCCGGTATGGCGGCCATTCCTCAATGAGAATGACACGGTCAGCCAATCAAGTCGTGAACTTCATTCGTCTGACGTTGCTGCGCCGACGCCAACGGACTCAATTGGCGACCGAGTAG